One Euphorbia lathyris chromosome 1, ddEupLath1.1, whole genome shotgun sequence DNA segment encodes these proteins:
- the LOC136218014 gene encoding formin-like protein 4: MSVPASSSSSLSWNLIIAVVATAAITLIITTTIFLCCHRCAIRRHRKKIGSNSQAEALVSEEFREFVHKVKGLIVNEPGQEFVYVKDLQGKASNEQPPMIVTPLPSKVPAVPETTKSPPPPPPPPTPPPIPPLPMLPPLMAKKKTLPPPPPPMAGGLVSSSRPPRSTFSSKSRAQGSTAEASKDTSFGQMKLKPLHWDKVIANADHSMVWNEIIDGSLRFDDDQIELLFGYKHADRRSSQGNAILSSTSPSRTAQIFILEPRKSQNTAIVLKSIAISRDEILDALLEGHGLTTDTLEKLTRIAPTQEEKSKILQFSGDPSTLANAEGFLYHILKALPSAFVRTNAMLFRSNYDAEILHFKEALQTLELGCKELRTQGLFLKLLEAILKAGNRMNAGTSRGNAQGFNLTTLRKLSDVKSIDGKTTLLHFVVEQVARSEGRHSLLKQKRNFEKKDSQEGSNIYSEILTDTDKDEEYLVIGLQALRGLSSDMFNVKKAADIEYDCFMNTYSSLATHVEEIQLLITNNNNGEGGTFVREMKGFLEECKEELKVVEEEQTRILEFVKRTTKYYQAGATKHERSCLQLFIIVKDFLDMVDKVCTNISKSIKTKNVAASPKSRSLQVQPIKSPVRFPDRLHLTSDAPSSSESDNDF, from the exons ATGTCAGTGCCTGCATCATCATCGTCATCTTTGAGCTGGAATCTTATCATTGCTGTTGTTGCCACAGCTGCAATCACTCTGATCATCACTACAACCATCTTCCTCTGCTGCCACAGATGTGCAATACGCCGGCACAGAAAGAAAATTGGTTCAAACTCTCAAGCAGAAGCTCTAGTGAGTGAAGAGTTTAGAGAATTTGTTCATAAAGTGAAAGGTCTAATTGTCAATGAACCGGGGCAAGAATTTGTCTATGTCAAAGATTTACAAGGCAAAGCCTCGAATGAACAACCTCCGATGATTGTAACTCCCCTACCTTCGAAAGTTCCAGCAGTGCCAGAAACAACTAAATCACCACCTCCTCCCCCACCACCGCCAACTCCTCCGCCCATCCCTCCACTTCCGATGCTACCGCCATTAATGGCAAAGAAAAAAACTTTGCCTCCACCACCACCGCCTATGGCTGGTGGTCTGGTTTCATCAAGCAGACCACCACGAAGCACCTTTAGTAGTAAGAGCAGGGCACAGGGTTCAACAGCAGAGGCCTCAAAAGATACAAGCTTTGGCCAAATGAAGCTAAAGCCATTGCATTGGGATAAAGTTATAGCTAATGCTGACCATTCGATGGTTTGGAATGAGATTATTGATGGATCTCTCAG GTTTGATGATGACCAAATTGAATTACTGTTTGGATATAAACATGCAGACCGCAGAAGCTCTCAAGGAAATGCAATCTTGTCAAGCACAAGCCCTTCCCGAACAGCTCAAATTTTCATCCTTGAGCCCCGGAAGTCTCAAAACACAGCCATTGTACTAAAATCAATAGCAATTTCTCGTGATGAAATCCTTGATGCGCTTCTTGAGGGCCATGGTCTTACCACTGACACTCTTGAAAAACTTACCAGAATTGCTCCAACCCAGGAAGAAAAATCCAAAATCCTCCAATTCAGTGGCGATCCAAGTACTCTTGCCAATGCTGAAGGTTTCCTTTACCATATACTGAAAGCTCTTCCTTCAGCATTTGTCCGTACTAATGCAATGCTTTTCAGATCAAATTATGATGCAGAAATTCTCCACTTCAAGGAGGCCTTGCAAACACTTGAATTAGGGTGCAAGGAACTCCGAACCCAAGGACTCTTCCTAAAACTTCTTGAAGCCATTCTCAAAGCTGGCAATAGGATGAATGCCGGAACATCCAGAGGCAATGCACAAGGTTTTAACCTGACCACTCTCAGAAAGCTTTCTGATGTTAAAAGCATTGATGGCAAGACTACTTTACTTCATTTCGTGGTTGAACAAGTAGCTCGATCAGAGGGTAGACATTCTCTACTAAAGCAAAAAAGGAATTTCGAAAAAAAGGATAGTCAAGAAGGAAGTAATATTTATTCGGAAATCTTGACAGATACAGACAAAGACGAAGAGTACCTGGTGATAGGATTACAAGCATTGAGGGGATTGAGTAGTGACATGTTCAATGTAAAGAAAGCAGCCGACATAGAATATGACTGTTTCATGAACACATATTCCTCTCTTGCAACCCATGTAGAAGAAATTCAGCTGCTgataacaaacaacaacaatggAGAAGGGGGTACTTTTGTTAGGGAAATGAAAGGATTTCTAGAGGAGTGTAAGGAGGAGCTTAAGGTGGTGGAAGAGGAGCAAACACGAATTCTGGAGTTTGTGAAGAGAACAACAAAATATTATCAAGCAGGAGCAACCAAACATGAGAGGTCATGTCTGCAACTGTTTATCATTGTGAAAGATTTTCTTGACATGGTTGATAAAGTCTGCACCAACATTTCAAAAAGCATTAAGACAAAAAATGTGGCAGCAAGTCCGAAATCTAGGTCACTGCAAGTACAGCCAATTAAAAGTCCAGTGAGATTCCCAGACCGTCTGCACTTGACATCAGATGCTCCATCCTCTAGTGAATCAGATAATGATTTCTGA
- the LOC136231211 gene encoding two-component response regulator ARR5-like → MATAGDLFRRTLPQEFGISNGSSEELHVLAVDDSLVDRKVIERLLKISSCKVTAVDSGTRALQYLGLDGEKSSVGFNDLKVNLIMTDYSMPGMTGYELLKKIKESSAFREIPVVIMSSENILTRIDRCLEEGAEEFLVKPVKLSDVRRLKDFIMGSGEEKGKGNRLKRKMEDGIFESSSESDSSSSSSDLPYSTLSSMSKRPKLQCQDSFC, encoded by the exons atggccaccgCCGGTGACCTTTTCAGACGGACTTTACCTCAGGAGTTCGGAATTTCTAACGGATCTTCCGAGGAGCTCCATGTTCTTGCTGTTGATGACAGCCTTGTAGACAGAAAAGTTATTGAGCGTTTGCTTAAGATTTCATCCTGTAAAG TCACCGCTGTTGATAGCGGAACTAGAGCTCTGCAGTATCTCGGATTGGACGGAGAGAAGAGCTCTGTTGGATTTAAT GATTTAAAAGTGAATCTCATAATGACTGATTATTCCATGCCGGGGATGACCGGCTATGAGCTACTCAAGAAGATCAAGGAATCATCAGCTTTCAGAGAAATTCCTGTGGTGATTATGTCATCTGAGAACATTTTAACTCGAATTGATAG ATGTTTGGAAGAAGGGGCAGAGGAATTCTTAGTGAAACCAGTAAAGCTATCAGATGTAAGAAGACTAAAAGATTTCATTATGGGATCAGGAGAAGAGAAAGGAAAGGGAAACAGATTGAAAAGAAAAATGGAAGATGGGATATTTGAATCCTCGTCGGAGTCGGATTCATCATCATCGTCATCAGATTTGCCATATTCGACACTGTCATCCATGTCTAAGAGGCCTAAATTGCAGTGCCAAGACTCTTTTTGTTAG